GCCAGAAGCAAAAATGGCGAAGTGGTCATTTGCAATCTGAGCGCTAAAGTGAAAGAACTTTTTATTATTACTAAATTAAATACACTCTTTCACGTAAGCGATGACCTCGCTTCTGCTGAAACGATGTTAAAAAAATAAGCGAAAAAAATACCATGAAAGTAGATGTATTACTCGGACTCCAATGGGGAGACGAAGGGAAAGGAAAAATTGTTGACGTTCTCACACCAAAATATCAGGTAATCGGCCGTTTTCAGGGCGGACCAAATGCCGGACATACGCTGGAATTTAATGGTATTAAACACGTGCTTCATACCATTCCATCCGGAATTTTTCATGAAAATGTCATCAACCTTGTTGGTAACGGTGTGGTGGTTGACCCTGTTGTTTTGAAACGGGAAATTGATGCCTTAAAAAAATTAAATGTCGATGTAAAAAACCGACTGTTATTATCGCGTAAAGCGCATTTGATTTTGCCTACACATCGTTTAATCGATCAGGCTTCCGAAGCATCAAAAGGAAAAGAAAAAATCGGATCAACGCTTAAAGGGATTGGTCCAACCTACATGGATAAAACCGGTAGAAACGGATTGCGCATCGGCGATATTTTTATGCCCGATTTTAAAGAACGTTATAACAAACTGGTAGAAAAGCATATTCGTCTTTTATCATTTCACCAATTCGAATATGATTTAAGCGCATTAGAACCTGCATTTTTCGAAGGCATTGAAGCACTGAAAGAATTAACGGTTGTTGACAGCGAACATTACATTAACGATCATCTTAAAAAAGAACAAAAAGTCCTTGCAGAAGGAGCTCAGGGAACCTTACTCGATATCGATTTTGGATCCTATCCTTTTGTTACTTCCTCCAATACAACAACTGCCGGAGCTTGCACTGGTTTAGGAATTGCACCTAACCGCATTGGTGATGTAATCGGAATTTTTAAAGCCTATTGCACCCGTGTAGGAAGCGGTCCCTTCCCTACCGAACTCGAAGATGAAACCGGTGAACGTTTGCGAAAACTCGGGAATGAATTCGGATCCACAACCGGACGTCCGCGTCGCTGTGGCTGGATTGACCTGCCTGCTTTGCGTTACGCAATCATGATTAATGGAGTCACCTCCTTAGCCATGATGAAAGCGGATGTTCTCAATACATTTGAAACCATTAAAGTTTGCACACATTACAAAGTAAATGGCGAGCTTACAGCCGATATGCCATACGATTTATGTTGTGTGGATGCCGAACCGGTGTACAAAGAATTAAAAGGATGGAATTGCGATTTAACCGGGATTTCTGAATATAAAAATCTGCCTAAAGCATTACTCGATTACACCTTGTTCCTGGAAAAAGAATTAGGTGTTTCCATCGATGTAATTTCGGTAGGACCTGACCGCACGCAAACCCTGCTAAAAAACTAATTCAGGACCATGGCAGGGAATCTCCACAAACTGATTGGTGGCGACTTCCCGGAGAGGGAAATCAACCGCCTGGCTATTCCTGCCATCATTGCTTCCATTGCTGAGCCTTTAATTTCTATTGGAGATGCTGCCATTATTGGTCAGTATGCCGAAAAAGATTCTGTATCACTCGGTGCTGTGGCTGTTGGTTCAACCTTTTTTCTGAGTATCATTTGGGTATTTGCTCAAACCCGCACCGCTATGTCGTCGGTGATGTCGAGATATTACGGTGAGAAAAAACTGGAGGCTGTTCGAACGCTGGTTCCGCAAATGATATTTATGAATTTCATGTTGGGACTTTTTTTCTACCTGTTCACCAATTTATTTTCCAGAGAAATTTTTACGCTTTACAATGTAGAAGGACAACAACTCGAAGAAACGATTCGTTATTTCAGTATCCGGTCCATTGGATTTCCATTTGTATTATCCACCATGATGATGTTTGGTGTTTTTCGGGGAATTCAAAACACAGTTTGGGCTATGTCGATTAGTTTGGTTGGCGGATTAATCAATATTCTTCTCGATCAAATTCTCATTGGAGGGGTGGATGGATTAATATCTCCAATGGGCATCGAAGGCGTTGCATTTGCCAGCTTGTGTGCACAACTTGTAATGTTTGTAATGGCCATATTTTTCCTCTATAAAAAAGCGGGTTATTCCCTTAATTTTTTGTTCCCGGTAAATCAGGAAGTCTATTGGTTACTCCATTTAACCGGAAATCTGATTATCCGTTCTCTCGCTGTGCAAACTGCTTATTTCTTTTCCGGAAGAATTGCAGCGGGGTGTGGACCCCATTATCTCAATGTACATGGTGTATTTTGGAACATCTGGTTATTCAGTGCCTTTTTTATTGAAGGTTATTGCAGTGCAGGTAATGCGCTTGCCGGAAAATTTTACGGCGAAAAAAATCCGGAAATGCTTTGGCGCTTATCCAAATTCATGATTAAACGAACCATAGCCATTGGTGTTGGACTAACCCTTATTTATTTCATCACCTACAGATGGATCGGGCATTTATTTTTAACCAATAGTACTGAGTTGGAAATTTTTTATTCTGCTTTTTGGCTGGTAGCCCTTGTTCAACCGTTTAATGCATTTGCCTTTACTTACGATGAATTACTAAAAGGAATCGGAGAAATGAAGTATATTCGAAATACACTCATCATTGCCACCTTTATTGGTTTTGTACCGGTAATTCATTTTTTAGATTTTATGGAATGGCATTTGCTGTCGGTATGGTCGGCATTTATCGTTTGGATGAGTATTAGAGGGGGACGCTTAATGCTTTATTTTAATCGTAATTTCAGCTACTGATGAAAAAAATATTTTTAATAGTATTTACCATCGCACTTTCTGTTTCTAATCCATTACAGGGTTGGAGTCAGAAGGATTCATTGGTAGAAAAAGAGATCCGCGATGCCGAGGAGCAATTAAAGATCATCCGCGAAAGGGAAATTCAAACTCAACTGCGCATCGAATTGCTAAAAATGCAAATGTGCAGTACCATGTTACAAACCATCGGATTTCCCATTGTATCGGGTGGATCTTTTCCAACTATTTCTCACCATGCTATGGTGCTGGCTTATGATGAAAGCAATGAACAGGCCAAATGGGTAATGCATGTTATTTTACCGGATATTCTGGACGGAAAAGTTGCACGCACCAATGATTTCAGAAAAGATACATTGGTAAAAACAGGAACCGCAGAAAAAGAAGATTATTGGAAAAGTGGATACGACCGTGGCCACCTTGCTCCTTCTGCTGATTTCAGATGGTCGCCCACTGCACTGAGTGAATCGTATTTTTATTCGAATATGAGTCCGCAAAAACCCGAATTAAACCGCGAGAAATGGGCTGAGATGGAAGATCTGCTGAGGGAATACGTTATGAATAACGGGCATAAATTATTTGTAGTTACGGGTCCCGTTATGAAGGATTCGCCCGGACAAATCGGCAATAAAAACAAGGTAACTATTCCGGGGTATTTTTATAAAGTTGCCATGGATCCCGCATCGAAAGTGGGAATTGCTTTTATCATGCCGAATGATCGTTGTCCAAAAACCGTTCTGCAATATGCAGTGAGCATCGACAGTGTAGAAAAGTTTACGGGCATCAATTTTTTCCCGGTATTAAACGCATCTGAAGAAAAGGAAATTGAATCGAAAACCGACATCGAGAAATGGAAAATCCGTCGCGAAGACGGGAATGCCGACCCGATTAATCCGGAAAGTCTGCCGAAAGGGAAGTTCAATACCTCTCAGGCAAAATATCACATTGGTGATAAAGCTACGGTTTGCGGCAAAGTAGTTTCTGCCAAATATAATGAGAAATCAGGCGCTACGTTTATAAATCTGGACCGCAAATTCCCGGACCAGATTTTTACCATTCAAATCTGGAAGGACAGTCGCCAGAATTTTAGCTACCACCCTGAAGAAGAGCTGCTTAACAAAACTATTTGCGTTACCGGTAAAATACTTGAAAATCAAGGAGTTCCGGTAATGACCATTTATAATGAAAGCGCTATTGAGATTGAAGAAGATTAATTTATTTTCAGAAGCAACCTTTTTTGTTTATCTTAGTCTAATATGTAAAATCATCCTCATGAAAAATCTTAAGTTCATATTTACTGCCGTTG
This window of the Flavobacteriales bacterium genome carries:
- a CDS encoding adenylosuccinate synthase; the protein is MKVDVLLGLQWGDEGKGKIVDVLTPKYQVIGRFQGGPNAGHTLEFNGIKHVLHTIPSGIFHENVINLVGNGVVVDPVVLKREIDALKKLNVDVKNRLLLSRKAHLILPTHRLIDQASEASKGKEKIGSTLKGIGPTYMDKTGRNGLRIGDIFMPDFKERYNKLVEKHIRLLSFHQFEYDLSALEPAFFEGIEALKELTVVDSEHYINDHLKKEQKVLAEGAQGTLLDIDFGSYPFVTSSNTTTAGACTGLGIAPNRIGDVIGIFKAYCTRVGSGPFPTELEDETGERLRKLGNEFGSTTGRPRRCGWIDLPALRYAIMINGVTSLAMMKADVLNTFETIKVCTHYKVNGELTADMPYDLCCVDAEPVYKELKGWNCDLTGISEYKNLPKALLDYTLFLEKELGVSIDVISVGPDRTQTLLKN
- a CDS encoding DNA/RNA non-specific endonuclease — its product is MKKIFLIVFTIALSVSNPLQGWSQKDSLVEKEIRDAEEQLKIIREREIQTQLRIELLKMQMCSTMLQTIGFPIVSGGSFPTISHHAMVLAYDESNEQAKWVMHVILPDILDGKVARTNDFRKDTLVKTGTAEKEDYWKSGYDRGHLAPSADFRWSPTALSESYFYSNMSPQKPELNREKWAEMEDLLREYVMNNGHKLFVVTGPVMKDSPGQIGNKNKVTIPGYFYKVAMDPASKVGIAFIMPNDRCPKTVLQYAVSIDSVEKFTGINFFPVLNASEEKEIESKTDIEKWKIRREDGNADPINPESLPKGKFNTSQAKYHIGDKATVCGKVVSAKYNEKSGATFINLDRKFPDQIFTIQIWKDSRQNFSYHPEEELLNKTICVTGKILENQGVPVMTIYNESAIEIEED
- a CDS encoding MATE family efflux transporter, which produces MAGNLHKLIGGDFPEREINRLAIPAIIASIAEPLISIGDAAIIGQYAEKDSVSLGAVAVGSTFFLSIIWVFAQTRTAMSSVMSRYYGEKKLEAVRTLVPQMIFMNFMLGLFFYLFTNLFSREIFTLYNVEGQQLEETIRYFSIRSIGFPFVLSTMMMFGVFRGIQNTVWAMSISLVGGLINILLDQILIGGVDGLISPMGIEGVAFASLCAQLVMFVMAIFFLYKKAGYSLNFLFPVNQEVYWLLHLTGNLIIRSLAVQTAYFFSGRIAAGCGPHYLNVHGVFWNIWLFSAFFIEGYCSAGNALAGKFYGEKNPEMLWRLSKFMIKRTIAIGVGLTLIYFITYRWIGHLFLTNSTELEIFYSAFWLVALVQPFNAFAFTYDELLKGIGEMKYIRNTLIIATFIGFVPVIHFLDFMEWHLLSVWSAFIVWMSIRGGRLMLYFNRNFSY